The following are encoded together in the Limnochordia bacterium genome:
- a CDS encoding ATP-binding protein, with the protein MNSIFGKTLLSHVVVVLVTLLTIGLLFPTFFSRVFFQGRQEQLVVLGTRIAEILTAEEVGSSAVLLRKLHHVSGTEIWLVDDQGRVLTASVLARVNHLLSEPSRRSLIKETTQTLHGFGEGFRRPMLAVSLPTAPIELPLGSATHILLFSPIHEMSAVVERALRQLSWFSLPVAVCSALVAAWFMSRRLTHPLVAISDTVQAIAHGQLGRRVHHRACGEIGMLAQGVNSMSLELARLFSSLSDEKRRTESILAHMSEGVLSIDLDKAEAVYNTEAALILGLPMNHSDVLGRCPSTELIRIVQEREVISVIEATIQENSVQRKTVQLQRNQIFQITASPLCSDNERASGAVVLLLDISQRHRLEQSQREFFASISHDLRTPLTVLRGLLQAVKDQLVTDPEEIEGYIDCMHSQVLHLISLTSTLLEIARLNMESSLLNRELVSLSELVTEHVALLEPLIEEKQVTVITEGMDLAPTIYLDKEKMGRVVYNLLENAVFHSPQGGMVVIGLKEDGHHLELSVSDQGLGITPGEEQQVFQPFYKEDLGRSSSSNGPGLGLAIVKSLVELHNGTVQACNRLAGGAEFLIRLPLSRG; encoded by the coding sequence GTGAATTCCATTTTTGGCAAGACCCTACTGAGTCACGTAGTTGTTGTCCTTGTGACCCTACTGACTATTGGACTCCTATTTCCCACCTTCTTTAGTAGGGTGTTTTTCCAAGGACGGCAAGAGCAGCTGGTGGTCCTTGGCACGCGTATCGCTGAGATACTTACGGCCGAAGAAGTAGGATCGAGCGCAGTGCTACTGCGAAAGCTTCATCATGTTTCTGGAACAGAGATCTGGCTTGTGGACGATCAAGGAAGAGTTTTGACCGCTTCGGTATTAGCAAGGGTAAACCACCTGTTGTCTGAGCCTAGCCGGCGCAGCCTAATCAAAGAGACTACCCAGACGCTACATGGATTTGGCGAAGGTTTCCGACGTCCAATGCTGGCGGTCTCCCTACCAACTGCGCCGATTGAGCTTCCCTTGGGAAGTGCAACTCATATCCTGCTGTTTTCACCTATTCATGAAATGAGTGCTGTGGTGGAGCGGGCCTTGCGTCAACTGTCTTGGTTTTCCTTGCCCGTAGCTGTATGCAGTGCTTTGGTCGCAGCTTGGTTCATGTCCCGGCGGCTGACCCATCCCTTAGTGGCAATCAGCGATACAGTCCAGGCGATAGCCCACGGCCAACTAGGTCGTCGGGTTCACCACCGAGCTTGCGGAGAGATCGGGATGTTAGCCCAAGGTGTGAACAGCATGTCTTTAGAGCTTGCCCGTTTGTTTTCCAGTCTGTCCGATGAGAAGAGAAGAACGGAATCCATTCTTGCACATATGTCCGAGGGCGTTCTAAGCATTGACTTGGATAAGGCGGAGGCAGTATACAATACTGAAGCCGCTCTAATTTTGGGTCTACCTATGAACCACTCCGATGTTCTAGGTCGGTGCCCAAGCACAGAGCTAATTCGGATCGTCCAAGAACGGGAGGTTATCTCCGTAATCGAAGCAACCATCCAAGAGAATTCCGTTCAAAGAAAGACCGTACAGTTGCAGAGAAACCAGATCTTCCAGATAACGGCATCACCCCTTTGTAGTGACAATGAAAGGGCTAGCGGAGCGGTAGTACTATTACTAGATATTAGCCAGCGCCACAGACTTGAGCAGAGTCAACGGGAGTTTTTTGCTAGCATTTCCCACGATCTCCGCACACCCCTAACAGTCCTAAGGGGTCTGTTGCAGGCCGTCAAGGATCAGCTTGTTACGGATCCAGAGGAGATAGAAGGCTACATTGATTGTATGCATTCCCAGGTTCTGCATTTGATCTCCCTCACCTCTACTTTGCTGGAGATCGCCAGGCTAAACATGGAAAGCTCATTATTGAACAGGGAGCTAGTCTCCTTAAGCGAGCTTGTTACAGAGCACGTTGCTTTACTAGAGCCGCTCATTGAAGAGAAACAGGTGACGGTAATAACCGAGGGAATGGACCTAGCACCAACCATATATCTTGACAAAGAAAAAATGGGGAGGGTAGTGTATAATCTCCTGGAAAACGCGGTGTTCCACTCTCCCCAAGGCGGGATGGTGGTTATTGGTCTTAAGGAAGATGGGCATCACTTGGAGCTTAGTGTTTCAGATCAGGGTCTGGGGATTACTCCCGGTGAAGAACAGCAGGTCTTTCAACCCTTTTATAAGGAAGACCTAGGAAGAAGTAGTAGTTCAAATGGTCCTGGTCTAGGCTTGGCAATAGTGAAGAGTCTTGTTGAACTGCACAATGGAACGGTACAGGCCTGCAATAGACTAGCAGGTGGGGCAGAGTTTCTAATCCGGTTGCCTTTGAGCAGGGGGTAA
- a CDS encoding response regulator transcription factor: protein MERILVIEDNWAVSEVIRLYLAKASFEVECVADGQRALERLKEHWDLVILDLMLPGVSGEEICQGIRKESDLPVIMLTAKSTCEDRIAGLVMGADDYIVKPFNPEELVARVHSVLRRSAPKREQREEIIKVPGLILNYTQRRVSAGAQVIDMTPKEFELLWYLAANRNLILTREQIFKRIWPYDDPPNTLRRVDVHINGIRDKLQQAVPGSSYIKTVRGIGYRFEVRS, encoded by the coding sequence GTGGAGCGGATCTTGGTCATCGAGGATAACTGGGCGGTTAGCGAAGTGATCCGTCTTTACTTGGCGAAAGCTAGCTTTGAAGTTGAGTGTGTTGCTGATGGCCAAAGGGCTTTGGAGCGCCTGAAAGAACACTGGGACCTAGTGATACTAGACCTTATGTTACCTGGTGTGTCGGGCGAGGAGATCTGTCAGGGGATTCGGAAAGAATCAGATCTGCCGGTGATTATGCTTACAGCCAAAAGCACTTGCGAGGATCGGATCGCGGGTTTGGTCATGGGGGCGGATGATTATATCGTCAAACCCTTTAACCCCGAAGAGTTGGTAGCTAGGGTACATTCCGTGCTAAGGCGATCTGCACCAAAACGTGAGCAAAGGGAAGAAATTATTAAGGTACCGGGGTTGATACTTAATTACACACAGCGTAGGGTTAGTGCCGGTGCACAGGTAATAGATATGACTCCCAAGGAATTTGAGCTCCTTTGGTACTTAGCCGCCAATCGTAATCTAATCCTTACCCGTGAACAAATCTTCAAAAGGATATGGCCCTACGATGATCCCCCTAATACCCTCCGGAGAGTGGATGTTCACATTAATGGTATTAGAGATAAGCTGCAACAAGCCGTCCCCGGATCTAGTTATATCAAGACGGTCCGGGGGATCGGTTATAGATTTGAGGTGCGATCGTGA
- a CDS encoding Crp/Fnr family transcriptional regulator yields the protein MYEKWFSVLRDCALFQGVNDGELESMLACMVKNVSTYRKDDCIRLAGASFDGVGIIVEGSVVITKENAAGDRVIINMFGPGEVFGELAAFSVQKLWPATVTAQGEVTVIFIPPSKIVGSCERACPSHRMLIANMLKIVSDKALGLRRQMDYLAMKTLRGKISAYLLEQYRRAGRTMFVLPLKRDELADFLNVTRPSLSREMCRMRDEGLIDFHRSSVLVKDVETLRHAAQ from the coding sequence ATGTATGAAAAATGGTTTTCTGTCCTGCGGGATTGCGCACTATTTCAAGGTGTAAACGATGGTGAACTGGAATCCATGCTTGCCTGTATGGTCAAAAATGTCTCTACCTATCGGAAGGATGACTGCATTCGACTGGCAGGGGCATCCTTTGATGGAGTCGGGATTATCGTAGAAGGCAGTGTCGTGATTACCAAGGAAAATGCCGCGGGGGATCGCGTCATCATCAACATGTTTGGGCCAGGGGAGGTATTTGGGGAGTTGGCCGCTTTCTCCGTCCAAAAACTCTGGCCCGCCACGGTGACCGCCCAAGGGGAAGTAACGGTTATTTTCATTCCACCGTCCAAAATCGTGGGTAGTTGTGAGCGTGCTTGTCCAAGTCACAGAATGCTCATTGCCAATATGCTCAAAATCGTTTCGGATAAAGCATTGGGGCTCCGTCGTCAGATGGATTACCTTGCTATGAAGACCCTAAGGGGAAAAATTAGTGCCTATCTATTGGAGCAGTATAGAAGAGCAGGGCGTACGATGTTTGTTCTTCCATTAAAACGAGATGAGTTGGCGGATTTCCTTAATGTCACTAGGCCTTCTTTGTCTAGGGAAATGTGTCGGATGCGGGATGAAGGACTAATTGACTTTCATCGCAGTTCTGTTTTGGTTAAGGACGTGGAAACCCTTCGCCACGCAGCTCAGTAA
- a CDS encoding 4Fe-4S binding protein, translated as MKRKIISIDEEKCNGCGLCIQACHEGALELVDGKAKLVSESYCDGLGDCLPQCPTGAISIEERVAAPFDEEAVKERTLRAKQDLGCGCPGTQVRMIKQKADSKTPDRNEQTQDSQLRQWPCQLRLVPASAAYLDNAHILIAADCAAYAYANFHGRFMENKITLISCPKLDDTDYADKLTEILHNHNIKSITVAKMEVPCCGGLEHAVKQALVQSGKLIPWRVVTIGTNGDIVDEW; from the coding sequence ATGAAAAGAAAGATTATTAGCATCGATGAGGAAAAGTGCAACGGCTGTGGGCTCTGCATTCAAGCATGCCACGAGGGCGCTCTTGAATTAGTGGATGGTAAAGCTAAGCTGGTCTCTGAATCTTACTGTGACGGACTCGGCGATTGCCTGCCCCAATGTCCCACCGGAGCAATCAGCATTGAGGAGCGGGTAGCCGCCCCCTTTGATGAGGAGGCAGTGAAGGAGCGGACTCTACGTGCAAAGCAGGACCTAGGTTGTGGATGCCCCGGGACCCAAGTAAGAATGATCAAGCAGAAAGCAGATAGCAAAACGCCTGATCGGAACGAGCAGACCCAAGACTCCCAGCTGCGTCAATGGCCGTGTCAACTGAGACTAGTACCGGCAAGTGCAGCATACCTCGATAATGCTCACATACTGATCGCCGCCGACTGTGCAGCCTATGCCTATGCGAATTTCCATGGACGTTTCATGGAGAACAAGATCACGTTGATCAGTTGCCCGAAACTGGATGATACAGATTATGCAGATAAACTAACCGAGATTCTACACAATCATAATATAAAGAGCATCACTGTAGCGAAAATGGAGGTTCCTTGTTGCGGCGGACTAGAGCATGCGGTGAAGCAAGCCTTAGTGCAAAGCGGTAAGCTAATTCCTTGGCGTGTAGTCACTATTGGAACCAATGGGGATATTGTCGATGAATGGTAA
- a CDS encoding cupin domain-containing protein: MLEKQYTFALTDEKLIERILEDDHVGINHMVLPEGAALPEHYSNSHVYMLVIRGRVTLQLNEQAERHYPAGSIVNIPYKTKMNVMNKDREILELFVVKAPSPKHFKG, encoded by the coding sequence ATGCTTGAAAAACAGTACACCTTCGCTTTAACCGATGAAAAACTAATTGAACGAATCCTTGAAGATGATCACGTAGGGATCAACCACATGGTACTGCCAGAGGGTGCAGCCCTTCCTGAACACTACTCCAACTCCCATGTATATATGTTGGTAATCCGGGGACGGGTCACCCTCCAGCTAAATGAGCAGGCCGAGCGCCACTACCCGGCGGGTAGTATCGTGAACATTCCCTACAAGACCAAGATGAATGTGATGAACAAGGATAGGGAGATCCTGGAGCTCTTTGTAGTTAAAGCCCCAAGTCCCAAACATTTCAAGGGCTAA
- the hcp gene encoding hydroxylamine reductase, which translates to MFCFQCEQTAGGKGCTRVGVCGKQPDVSDKHDELIGALVCLAQAVAGKTPRPKADELVIQGLFATITNVNFDKNRIEQMIEDVKQEKDRLGGATDPPWQELWQGDVDIVSLRSTLLFGLRGMAAYAWHAYVLGKVDDEVTSWFYKGLRALAEDRSVDQWLDLLMEFGHVNLKCMALLDKANTETYGNPVPTKVSTIIEKGPFIVITGHDLLDLKNLLEQTKDKGINVYTHGEMLPAHGYPKLKKYPHLKGNFGTAWQNQQKEFAAIPAPILFTTNCLMPPRPSYADRVFTTSVVGYPNIQHIEEVNGVKDFTPIIAKALEVGGYQNDQILTGINGGTELTTGFAHGTVLGVADQVINAVKAGAIKHFFLVGGCDGAKPGRNYYTEFVKQAPQDTLILTLGCGKYRFNDLDIGEIGGLPRIMDMGQCNDAYSAIQVALALAEAFGCSVNELPLSLVLSWYEQKAVCILLSLLALGIRNIYIGPTLPAFFSSNVLNVLVEKFDLHLIDAVETDLTQLLG; encoded by the coding sequence ATGTTTTGCTTTCAGTGCGAACAGACCGCAGGAGGAAAAGGATGTACGAGAGTTGGTGTATGCGGCAAACAGCCAGATGTCTCTGATAAACACGATGAGCTAATCGGTGCGTTAGTTTGCCTTGCCCAGGCTGTCGCAGGAAAGACTCCAAGACCCAAGGCCGATGAGCTGGTCATCCAGGGGCTTTTTGCCACGATTACCAATGTTAACTTTGACAAAAATAGAATTGAGCAGATGATCGAAGACGTCAAGCAAGAAAAAGACCGGCTAGGTGGTGCCACAGACCCTCCCTGGCAGGAACTATGGCAGGGGGATGTAGATATTGTCTCCCTACGGTCTACCTTGCTTTTTGGTCTACGCGGCATGGCAGCCTATGCATGGCACGCCTACGTGCTAGGCAAGGTGGACGATGAGGTTACATCTTGGTTTTACAAGGGCCTAAGAGCATTGGCAGAAGATCGTTCAGTGGACCAATGGCTTGATTTGCTCATGGAATTCGGTCATGTAAACCTGAAATGTATGGCACTACTTGATAAGGCTAACACAGAAACCTACGGCAATCCTGTTCCCACAAAGGTCTCAACCATCATAGAGAAGGGACCGTTTATCGTGATTACCGGTCATGATCTGCTGGATCTAAAGAACCTGCTAGAACAGACCAAGGATAAGGGGATCAATGTCTATACCCACGGGGAAATGCTACCAGCCCATGGTTACCCTAAGTTAAAGAAGTATCCACACCTGAAGGGTAATTTCGGGACAGCTTGGCAAAATCAGCAGAAGGAATTTGCTGCTATCCCAGCGCCAATTCTGTTTACGACAAATTGCCTCATGCCTCCAAGGCCTTCGTATGCTGACCGGGTCTTTACCACTTCAGTTGTGGGTTACCCCAATATACAACATATTGAAGAAGTAAATGGTGTGAAGGACTTCACTCCGATTATCGCCAAGGCCTTGGAGGTTGGTGGGTACCAGAATGATCAAATCCTCACCGGCATCAATGGCGGTACAGAGCTTACCACCGGCTTTGCTCACGGTACTGTTCTTGGCGTAGCGGATCAGGTCATAAACGCAGTCAAAGCTGGCGCAATCAAACATTTCTTCCTCGTAGGAGGATGTGACGGAGCAAAACCAGGCCGCAACTACTATACCGAGTTCGTCAAACAGGCGCCTCAGGATACTCTCATCCTAACACTAGGATGCGGGAAGTACCGTTTTAACGATCTAGACATTGGGGAGATAGGTGGGCTGCCCCGAATCATGGATATGGGTCAGTGTAACGATGCTTACTCCGCCATTCAGGTGGCCCTTGCCCTTGCCGAAGCCTTCGGGTGCAGTGTCAATGAGTTACCCCTTAGTTTGGTGCTATCCTGGTACGAACAGAAGGCAGTCTGCATTTTGCTCAGCCTACTAGCTTTAGGTATTCGTAATATCTATATAGGACCTACACTTCCTGCGTTCTTCTCATCTAACGTATTGAATGTACTGGTTGAAAAATTCGACCTGCATCTCATTGATGCTGTCGAGACTGATCTAACGCAACTTCTCGGATAA